One window of Xylocopa sonorina isolate GNS202 chromosome 9, iyXylSono1_principal, whole genome shotgun sequence genomic DNA carries:
- the LOC143427484 gene encoding uncharacterized protein LOC143427484 isoform X1, with the protein MGSRLRDNVQHLFECFCEVAAPLGEKAPWILQKYPTSFLDEEILKSVPKFAYPCEIENLMVQHFSFVLTSIDSKWTFGFCRHDPKTDTALVILSALPWHEIFYKLLNNIATLMSNGTSEDLWKFFETVYKSPVPIPGSSISIPVPNSKVNFLCQSPKQFQLPSIPENRNLTEYYSAVDAHNMMIIFASMLYERRIIFTSKRLSRLSACVQACNALIYPMIWQHIYIPVLPLSLIDYLLAPMPFLIGVPTPTLQRVRKSDLGEVVILDADINSIESPFQDLESLPQDVVTNLKKALRNRSALLGDGVSRAFLRALVQLTAGYRDALTLEQGQSITFNQNAFVESRPSSMQPFLRKMLELQIFQQFIEERLNMLNSGLGFSDEFEMEACSYSAKSGSKFMQQYREWTYAMRKESSAFFRSVKDKANPAVKYAVKSVKDKGKDMKTAYKGLKWKGRSNRSETSIRFHQPRSAPSSPTSDRRPIDFTSPSKSPNGFTATTSYRKDLRIRNNNFTESRGGKQYSPLSPSSPEETDSPPERMNIDLVQELRHVIFPNTPPVDRTLKPVRSLDSLRPAWTGHIRHGPSPSTVVANPTVTSSPSKTISTNVFTTTLNSSDQPNTLLNPNDTTNSQISTNNKPFPFNSLALKSTKTVEETDKASLLPVLEKCIDSAQFSNFLHEIHTNKFTKYNSSLYSQSVDTKQCSNLSEGSTKNSTFYTDSIFSNYDSNSELKENDPFDTSKVFMPSYLKRPIFQATNASLPVNCHVPSHAYNSTSRPAYPKGSPEVPDLIRLDSTTSNDDFDPLLSKPSEFASSKQMTQSLHIPEMGEGLSNPLYPYFQPLHKNNDKQQKSSDNVGDLDLLQAYGLDFNKFSISNGDSSSKNSTVCNTSESSISMDNTFSLTLNAPAIKSQNNWTKFE; encoded by the exons ATGGGTTCCAGATTGAG GGACAATGTACAACATCTCTTTGAGTGTTTCTGCGAGGTCGCCGCACCACTGGGAGAGAAAGCACCTTGGATACTTCAAAAGTACCCAACCTCTTTTCTAGATGAGGAAATACTTAAGTCTGTCCCCAAATTTGCCTATCCGTGTGAGATTGAAAA CTTGATGGTGCAGCATTTCTCATTTGTACTCACTAGTATAGACTCGAAATGGACGTTCGGATTTTGTAGACATGATCCGAAGACGGATACAGCTTTAGTAATTTTAAGCGCACTACCGTGGCACGAAATATTTTACAA GCTTTTAAATAATATTGCAACATTAATGAGCAATGGAACCAGCGAAGATCTCTGGAAATTTTTTGAAACTGTATATAAAAGTCCAGTCCCCATTCCTGGTAGTTCTATCTCTATTCCAGTACCAAATTCTAAAGTG AATTTCCTTTGCCAAAGCCCAAAGCAATTTCAATTACCAAGTATACCTGAAAAT AGAAATTTGACCGAATATTATAGCGCTGTCGATGCTCACAATATGATGATTATATTTGCTTCAATGTTATACGAACGGCGAATCATCTTTACTTCGAAACGCCTTTCAAGATTAAGCGCTTGTGTTCAGGCATGCAATGCTTtaatttatccaatgatttggcAGCATATATATATACCTGTTTTACCGCTATCCTTAATCGATTATTTATTGGCACCGATGCCGTTCCTAATAGGTGTACCTACTCCAACACTTCAG AGAGTACGAAAGAGCGACCTGGGAGAAGTAGTTATATTGGACGCCGATATTAACAGCATAGAATCGCCGTTTCAAGATTTGGAATCGTTACCTCAGGACGTA GTGACAAACTTGAAGAAGGCATTACGTAACAGATCTGCATTGCTCGGAGACGGCGTATCGAGGGCATTTTTACGAGCGCTAGTGCAATTAACAGCTGGCTATAGAGACGCATTAAcgctagagcaaggacaaagTATTACTTTTAATCAGAATGCATTTGTGGAGAGCAGGCCATCTTCGATGCAACCTTTTTTACGAAAAATGTTGGAGTTACAGATATTTCAACAA TTTATAGAAGAAAGACTGAATATGCTTAATTCAGGACTTGGCTTCTCAGATGAATTCGAAATGGAAGCCTGCAGTTACTCAGCCAAGTCCGGTAGCAAATTTATGCAGCAGTATCGGGAATGGACGTACGCTATGCGGAAAGAAAGCTCAGCATTTTTCCGTAGTGTAAAAGATAAG GCCAATCCAGCTGTAAAATATGCAGTTAAATCA gTAAAAGACAAAGGGAAGGACATGAAAACGGCGTACAAAGGATTAAAATGGAAAG GACGATCAAATAGGAGCGAGACTAGTATAAGATTTCATCAACCAAGATCTGCACCTAGCTCACCTACATCAGACAGACGGCCTATCGATTTTACATCTCCGTCGAAATCACCGAATGGTTTTACGGCTACTACTAGTTATAGGAAAGATCTTCGAATACGTAATAATAATTTTACCGAATCTAG AGGAGGGAAACAATATTCGCCTTTAAGCCCTAGTTCTCCAGAAGAAACGGATTCCCCGCCAGAAAGGATGAACATCGATCTTGTGCAAGAACTCCGTCATGTCATTTTTCCAAATACGCCACCCGTTGATAGAACA TTGAAACCAGTACGCAGTTTAGACAGTTTGAGACCTGCATGGACTGGGCATATACGGCACGGCCCTTCACCTAGTACAGTTGTCGCAAATCCAACTGTTACGTCCTCTCCCTCAAAAACTATATCCACCAATGTTTTTACCACCACCTTGAATAGTTCTGATCAGCCGAATACTTTGTTAAACCCCAACGATACGACAAATTCTCAGATTAGCACGAACAATAAACCATTTCCATTTAATTCTTTAGCTTTGAAGTCGACTAAAACGGTAGAGGAAACCGACAAAGCATCGCTTCTACCCGTTTTAGAGAAATGTATTGACAGTGCACAGTTCAGTAACTTTTTACACGAAATTCATACGAACAAATTCACGAAATACAATTCTTCCTTGTATTCTCAAAGTGTAGATACAAAGCAATGTAGCAATCTTTCGGAAGGATCTACAAAGAATTCTACATTTTACACTGATAGCATTTTTTCGAATTATGATTCCAATTCTGAACTAAAAGAGAATGATCCTTTTGATACCAGTAAAGTGTTCATGCCCTCCTATTTAAAACGACCAATCTTCCAAGCTACAAATGCATCGTTGCCTGTTAATTGTCACGTTCCATCCCATGCATACAATAGTACATCTCGTCCTGCATACCCAAAG GGGTCTCCCGAAGTGCCAGATTTAATTAGATTAGATTCGACAACAAGCAACGATGATTTCGATCCCCTGCTTTCTAAGCCATCAGAATTCGCGAGTTCCAAACAAATGACTCAATCATTACATATTCCTGAGATGGGTGAAGGTCTTAGCAATCCATTATATCCTTACTTTCAACCGCTGCACAAAAATAACGATAAGCAACAAAAGTCTTCTGATAACGTTGGTGATTTAGATTTGCTTCAAGCATACGGCTTGGATTTTAACAAATTTAGCATAAGCAACGGTGATTCGTCATCAAAAAATTCTACAGTATGCAACACATCCGAAAGCAGTATTAGTATGGATAACACGTTCAGCTTAACACTGAATGCGCCTGCCATTAAGTCCCAAAACAATTGGACAAAATTTGAATAA
- the LOC143427484 gene encoding DENN domain-containing protein 1B isoform X3, whose protein sequence is MGSRLRDNVQHLFECFCEVAAPLGEKAPWILQKYPTSFLDEEILKSVPKFAYPCEIENLMVQHFSFVLTSIDSKWTFGFCRHDPKTDTALVILSALPWHEIFYKLLNNIATLMSNGTSEDLWKFFETVYKSPVPIPGSSISIPVPNSKVNFLCQSPKQFQLPSIPENRNLTEYYSAVDAHNMMIIFASMLYERRIIFTSKRLSRLSACVQACNALIYPMIWQHIYIPVLPLSLIDYLLAPMPFLIGVPTPTLQRVRKSDLGEVVILDADINSIESPFQDLESLPQDVVTNLKKALRNRSALLGDGVSRAFLRALVQLTAGYRDALTLEQGQSITFNQNAFVESRPSSMQPFLRKMLELQIFQQFIEERLNMLNSGLGFSDEFEMEACSYSAKSGSKFMQQYREWTYAMRKESSAFFRSVKDKANPAVKYAVKSVKDKGKDMKTAYKGLKWKGRSNRSETSIRFHQPRSAPSSPTSDRRPIDFTSPSKSPNGFTATTSYRKDLRIRNNNFTESRGGKQYSPLSPSSPEETDSPPERMNIDLVQELRHVIFPNTPPVDRTGSPEVPDLIRLDSTTSNDDFDPLLSKPSEFASSKQMTQSLHIPEMGEGLSNPLYPYFQPLHKNNDKQQKSSDNVGDLDLLQAYGLDFNKFSISNGDSSSKNSTVCNTSESSISMDNTFSLTLNAPAIKSQNNWTKFE, encoded by the exons ATGGGTTCCAGATTGAG GGACAATGTACAACATCTCTTTGAGTGTTTCTGCGAGGTCGCCGCACCACTGGGAGAGAAAGCACCTTGGATACTTCAAAAGTACCCAACCTCTTTTCTAGATGAGGAAATACTTAAGTCTGTCCCCAAATTTGCCTATCCGTGTGAGATTGAAAA CTTGATGGTGCAGCATTTCTCATTTGTACTCACTAGTATAGACTCGAAATGGACGTTCGGATTTTGTAGACATGATCCGAAGACGGATACAGCTTTAGTAATTTTAAGCGCACTACCGTGGCACGAAATATTTTACAA GCTTTTAAATAATATTGCAACATTAATGAGCAATGGAACCAGCGAAGATCTCTGGAAATTTTTTGAAACTGTATATAAAAGTCCAGTCCCCATTCCTGGTAGTTCTATCTCTATTCCAGTACCAAATTCTAAAGTG AATTTCCTTTGCCAAAGCCCAAAGCAATTTCAATTACCAAGTATACCTGAAAAT AGAAATTTGACCGAATATTATAGCGCTGTCGATGCTCACAATATGATGATTATATTTGCTTCAATGTTATACGAACGGCGAATCATCTTTACTTCGAAACGCCTTTCAAGATTAAGCGCTTGTGTTCAGGCATGCAATGCTTtaatttatccaatgatttggcAGCATATATATATACCTGTTTTACCGCTATCCTTAATCGATTATTTATTGGCACCGATGCCGTTCCTAATAGGTGTACCTACTCCAACACTTCAG AGAGTACGAAAGAGCGACCTGGGAGAAGTAGTTATATTGGACGCCGATATTAACAGCATAGAATCGCCGTTTCAAGATTTGGAATCGTTACCTCAGGACGTA GTGACAAACTTGAAGAAGGCATTACGTAACAGATCTGCATTGCTCGGAGACGGCGTATCGAGGGCATTTTTACGAGCGCTAGTGCAATTAACAGCTGGCTATAGAGACGCATTAAcgctagagcaaggacaaagTATTACTTTTAATCAGAATGCATTTGTGGAGAGCAGGCCATCTTCGATGCAACCTTTTTTACGAAAAATGTTGGAGTTACAGATATTTCAACAA TTTATAGAAGAAAGACTGAATATGCTTAATTCAGGACTTGGCTTCTCAGATGAATTCGAAATGGAAGCCTGCAGTTACTCAGCCAAGTCCGGTAGCAAATTTATGCAGCAGTATCGGGAATGGACGTACGCTATGCGGAAAGAAAGCTCAGCATTTTTCCGTAGTGTAAAAGATAAG GCCAATCCAGCTGTAAAATATGCAGTTAAATCA gTAAAAGACAAAGGGAAGGACATGAAAACGGCGTACAAAGGATTAAAATGGAAAG GACGATCAAATAGGAGCGAGACTAGTATAAGATTTCATCAACCAAGATCTGCACCTAGCTCACCTACATCAGACAGACGGCCTATCGATTTTACATCTCCGTCGAAATCACCGAATGGTTTTACGGCTACTACTAGTTATAGGAAAGATCTTCGAATACGTAATAATAATTTTACCGAATCTAG AGGAGGGAAACAATATTCGCCTTTAAGCCCTAGTTCTCCAGAAGAAACGGATTCCCCGCCAGAAAGGATGAACATCGATCTTGTGCAAGAACTCCGTCATGTCATTTTTCCAAATACGCCACCCGTTGATAGAACA GGGTCTCCCGAAGTGCCAGATTTAATTAGATTAGATTCGACAACAAGCAACGATGATTTCGATCCCCTGCTTTCTAAGCCATCAGAATTCGCGAGTTCCAAACAAATGACTCAATCATTACATATTCCTGAGATGGGTGAAGGTCTTAGCAATCCATTATATCCTTACTTTCAACCGCTGCACAAAAATAACGATAAGCAACAAAAGTCTTCTGATAACGTTGGTGATTTAGATTTGCTTCAAGCATACGGCTTGGATTTTAACAAATTTAGCATAAGCAACGGTGATTCGTCATCAAAAAATTCTACAGTATGCAACACATCCGAAAGCAGTATTAGTATGGATAACACGTTCAGCTTAACACTGAATGCGCCTGCCATTAAGTCCCAAAACAATTGGACAAAATTTGAATAA
- the LOC143427484 gene encoding uncharacterized protein LOC143427484 isoform X2: MGSRLRDNVQHLFECFCEVAAPLGEKAPWILQKYPTSFLDEEILKSVPKFAYPCEIENLMVQHFSFVLTSIDSKWTFGFCRHDPKTDTALVILSALPWHEIFYKLLNNIATLMSNGTSEDLWKFFETVYKSPVPIPGSSISIPVPNSKVNFLCQSPKQFQLPSIPENRNLTEYYSAVDAHNMMIIFASMLYERRIIFTSKRLSRLSACVQACNALIYPMIWQHIYIPVLPLSLIDYLLAPMPFLIGVPTPTLQRVRKSDLGEVVILDADINSIESPFQDLESLPQDVVTNLKKALRNRSALLGDGVSRAFLRALVQLTAGYRDALTLEQGQSITFNQNAFVESRPSSMQPFLRKMLELQIFQQFIEERLNMLNSGLGFSDEFEMEACSYSAKSGSKFMQQYREWTYAMRKESSAFFRSVKDKVKDKGKDMKTAYKGLKWKGRSNRSETSIRFHQPRSAPSSPTSDRRPIDFTSPSKSPNGFTATTSYRKDLRIRNNNFTESRGGKQYSPLSPSSPEETDSPPERMNIDLVQELRHVIFPNTPPVDRTLKPVRSLDSLRPAWTGHIRHGPSPSTVVANPTVTSSPSKTISTNVFTTTLNSSDQPNTLLNPNDTTNSQISTNNKPFPFNSLALKSTKTVEETDKASLLPVLEKCIDSAQFSNFLHEIHTNKFTKYNSSLYSQSVDTKQCSNLSEGSTKNSTFYTDSIFSNYDSNSELKENDPFDTSKVFMPSYLKRPIFQATNASLPVNCHVPSHAYNSTSRPAYPKGSPEVPDLIRLDSTTSNDDFDPLLSKPSEFASSKQMTQSLHIPEMGEGLSNPLYPYFQPLHKNNDKQQKSSDNVGDLDLLQAYGLDFNKFSISNGDSSSKNSTVCNTSESSISMDNTFSLTLNAPAIKSQNNWTKFE; encoded by the exons ATGGGTTCCAGATTGAG GGACAATGTACAACATCTCTTTGAGTGTTTCTGCGAGGTCGCCGCACCACTGGGAGAGAAAGCACCTTGGATACTTCAAAAGTACCCAACCTCTTTTCTAGATGAGGAAATACTTAAGTCTGTCCCCAAATTTGCCTATCCGTGTGAGATTGAAAA CTTGATGGTGCAGCATTTCTCATTTGTACTCACTAGTATAGACTCGAAATGGACGTTCGGATTTTGTAGACATGATCCGAAGACGGATACAGCTTTAGTAATTTTAAGCGCACTACCGTGGCACGAAATATTTTACAA GCTTTTAAATAATATTGCAACATTAATGAGCAATGGAACCAGCGAAGATCTCTGGAAATTTTTTGAAACTGTATATAAAAGTCCAGTCCCCATTCCTGGTAGTTCTATCTCTATTCCAGTACCAAATTCTAAAGTG AATTTCCTTTGCCAAAGCCCAAAGCAATTTCAATTACCAAGTATACCTGAAAAT AGAAATTTGACCGAATATTATAGCGCTGTCGATGCTCACAATATGATGATTATATTTGCTTCAATGTTATACGAACGGCGAATCATCTTTACTTCGAAACGCCTTTCAAGATTAAGCGCTTGTGTTCAGGCATGCAATGCTTtaatttatccaatgatttggcAGCATATATATATACCTGTTTTACCGCTATCCTTAATCGATTATTTATTGGCACCGATGCCGTTCCTAATAGGTGTACCTACTCCAACACTTCAG AGAGTACGAAAGAGCGACCTGGGAGAAGTAGTTATATTGGACGCCGATATTAACAGCATAGAATCGCCGTTTCAAGATTTGGAATCGTTACCTCAGGACGTA GTGACAAACTTGAAGAAGGCATTACGTAACAGATCTGCATTGCTCGGAGACGGCGTATCGAGGGCATTTTTACGAGCGCTAGTGCAATTAACAGCTGGCTATAGAGACGCATTAAcgctagagcaaggacaaagTATTACTTTTAATCAGAATGCATTTGTGGAGAGCAGGCCATCTTCGATGCAACCTTTTTTACGAAAAATGTTGGAGTTACAGATATTTCAACAA TTTATAGAAGAAAGACTGAATATGCTTAATTCAGGACTTGGCTTCTCAGATGAATTCGAAATGGAAGCCTGCAGTTACTCAGCCAAGTCCGGTAGCAAATTTATGCAGCAGTATCGGGAATGGACGTACGCTATGCGGAAAGAAAGCTCAGCATTTTTCCGTAGTGTAAAAGATAAG gTAAAAGACAAAGGGAAGGACATGAAAACGGCGTACAAAGGATTAAAATGGAAAG GACGATCAAATAGGAGCGAGACTAGTATAAGATTTCATCAACCAAGATCTGCACCTAGCTCACCTACATCAGACAGACGGCCTATCGATTTTACATCTCCGTCGAAATCACCGAATGGTTTTACGGCTACTACTAGTTATAGGAAAGATCTTCGAATACGTAATAATAATTTTACCGAATCTAG AGGAGGGAAACAATATTCGCCTTTAAGCCCTAGTTCTCCAGAAGAAACGGATTCCCCGCCAGAAAGGATGAACATCGATCTTGTGCAAGAACTCCGTCATGTCATTTTTCCAAATACGCCACCCGTTGATAGAACA TTGAAACCAGTACGCAGTTTAGACAGTTTGAGACCTGCATGGACTGGGCATATACGGCACGGCCCTTCACCTAGTACAGTTGTCGCAAATCCAACTGTTACGTCCTCTCCCTCAAAAACTATATCCACCAATGTTTTTACCACCACCTTGAATAGTTCTGATCAGCCGAATACTTTGTTAAACCCCAACGATACGACAAATTCTCAGATTAGCACGAACAATAAACCATTTCCATTTAATTCTTTAGCTTTGAAGTCGACTAAAACGGTAGAGGAAACCGACAAAGCATCGCTTCTACCCGTTTTAGAGAAATGTATTGACAGTGCACAGTTCAGTAACTTTTTACACGAAATTCATACGAACAAATTCACGAAATACAATTCTTCCTTGTATTCTCAAAGTGTAGATACAAAGCAATGTAGCAATCTTTCGGAAGGATCTACAAAGAATTCTACATTTTACACTGATAGCATTTTTTCGAATTATGATTCCAATTCTGAACTAAAAGAGAATGATCCTTTTGATACCAGTAAAGTGTTCATGCCCTCCTATTTAAAACGACCAATCTTCCAAGCTACAAATGCATCGTTGCCTGTTAATTGTCACGTTCCATCCCATGCATACAATAGTACATCTCGTCCTGCATACCCAAAG GGGTCTCCCGAAGTGCCAGATTTAATTAGATTAGATTCGACAACAAGCAACGATGATTTCGATCCCCTGCTTTCTAAGCCATCAGAATTCGCGAGTTCCAAACAAATGACTCAATCATTACATATTCCTGAGATGGGTGAAGGTCTTAGCAATCCATTATATCCTTACTTTCAACCGCTGCACAAAAATAACGATAAGCAACAAAAGTCTTCTGATAACGTTGGTGATTTAGATTTGCTTCAAGCATACGGCTTGGATTTTAACAAATTTAGCATAAGCAACGGTGATTCGTCATCAAAAAATTCTACAGTATGCAACACATCCGAAAGCAGTATTAGTATGGATAACACGTTCAGCTTAACACTGAATGCGCCTGCCATTAAGTCCCAAAACAATTGGACAAAATTTGAATAA